From a single Ignavibacteria bacterium genomic region:
- a CDS encoding glycosyltransferase family 9 protein, with protein MKIPNCKNFNGYKPCFPGYNCLEHGCKEDNPMGVKILIINLDAMGDVIMTTAQLPLLKKKYPISSIFWVTDKISAPLLENNPLLERVFVYNFESLNVMRNMQFDLAANLDKSHRACALLNSIHANEKKGFGLNPDGKIVPVNDGAWYNYRLGLDDHLKFRVNRRTKQEYVAETLDLEYERTRYVFELSEKEKEKVESLRRRFSFNKKEIVIGFNTGCSTLFPNKKMRVDQHIKIIDRLLKETDYRVILLGGPEDAERNKEIANAFPLEVISTPTNEGVRMGAVYEALADIIVTGDSFGMHLGIALEKYIVSWFGLSCWTEIDLYDHGVMFYPKDLECAPCWKKSCPYKLECIDQIDLDGMYNAVIDAATKLIK; from the coding sequence ATGAAGATTCCAAATTGTAAAAACTTCAACGGCTACAAACCTTGTTTCCCCGGATATAACTGCCTTGAACACGGATGCAAAGAAGATAACCCTATGGGTGTGAAGATACTGATCATCAATCTGGATGCGATGGGCGATGTAATTATGACTACCGCTCAATTACCATTGCTTAAAAAGAAATACCCGATTTCTTCAATATTTTGGGTTACCGACAAGATTTCGGCCCCACTGCTTGAGAATAATCCTTTGTTGGAAAGGGTCTTCGTTTATAATTTTGAATCGCTGAATGTAATGAGGAACATGCAGTTTGATTTGGCTGCAAATCTTGACAAATCTCATCGTGCTTGTGCACTTCTGAATTCGATTCACGCAAATGAAAAGAAGGGATTCGGACTGAACCCTGACGGAAAAATTGTTCCTGTAAATGACGGAGCATGGTACAACTACAGACTTGGGCTGGATGATCATCTGAAATTCAGAGTGAACAGACGCACGAAACAGGAATATGTAGCCGAGACTCTTGATCTGGAGTACGAAAGAACCCGGTATGTTTTCGAACTTTCCGAAAAAGAGAAAGAGAAGGTGGAAAGCTTAAGGAGACGCTTCAGTTTCAATAAAAAAGAGATAGTTATTGGATTTAATACAGGTTGCTCCACTCTATTTCCGAACAAAAAAATGAGGGTCGACCAGCACATCAAGATTATTGACAGATTATTGAAGGAAACAGATTACAGAGTTATCCTTCTCGGGGGACCTGAAGACGCAGAGAGGAATAAAGAGATAGCAAATGCATTTCCTCTCGAAGTGATCAGTACTCCGACAAATGAGGGCGTTCGCATGGGTGCAGTTTATGAAGCTTTGGCAGACATAATCGTGACAGGTGATTCATTTGGAATGCACCTTGGGATTGCACTGGAAAAATATATTGTTTCCTGGTTTGGGTTGAGTTGCTGGACAGAGATTGATCTTTATGATCACGGCGTGATGTTTTATCCGAAGGATCTGGAGTGCGCACCGTGTTGGAAGAAAAGCTGTCCTTACAAACTTGAGTGCATCGATCAAATCGATCTCGATGGAATGTATAATGCCGTGATCGATGCAGCCACAAAGTTGATTAAATAG
- the ispE gene encoding 4-(cytidine 5'-diphospho)-2-C-methyl-D-erythritol kinase has translation MKLIINSPAKINFGLFITQRREDGFHNIETIFYPLQLCDEIVMRECDHLLIETDNPELNIDIENNLIFKAVKLMESKTGRPLNCRIRLEKRIPMGAGLGGGSSNAASVLLGLNDLFDLKFSKDDLRGFGAELGSDVPFFIHPVPSFGAGSGEILTPLDFELEGVMVVVNPGIHVATGPAYKNCKPGKAPFNLLELNEQKSFDYNKLRYVIKNSFEETVFMDHPEIGEVKERFFKAGAEFALMSGSGSTVFGIFESTKKAEEFTKTLPQNYFVHIEEL, from the coding sequence ATGAAACTGATCATAAACTCACCTGCAAAGATAAATTTTGGACTTTTCATCACTCAAAGACGCGAGGATGGTTTTCATAACATTGAAACAATTTTTTACCCTTTACAGTTGTGTGACGAGATCGTCATGCGGGAATGTGATCACCTTCTGATTGAGACGGACAATCCTGAACTGAATATCGATATTGAAAACAATCTCATCTTTAAAGCAGTAAAATTGATGGAATCAAAGACAGGCAGGCCCCTAAATTGCAGGATAAGGCTTGAAAAAAGAATTCCGATGGGAGCTGGTCTTGGGGGTGGATCGTCAAACGCTGCTTCAGTTTTACTTGGGTTGAATGACTTGTTTGATCTTAAATTCTCAAAGGATGATCTGAGAGGATTTGGTGCAGAACTTGGTTCGGATGTTCCATTTTTTATTCATCCCGTTCCTTCATTTGGAGCAGGCAGTGGTGAAATACTCACACCTCTGGATTTTGAACTCGAGGGTGTGATGGTTGTTGTAAACCCCGGTATTCATGTTGCAACGGGACCTGCTTACAAAAACTGTAAACCGGGAAAAGCTCCCTTCAACCTGCTTGAACTAAATGAGCAAAAATCATTTGATTACAACAAGTTAAGGTATGTGATTAAAAACTCGTTTGAAGAGACGGTGTTTATGGACCACCCTGAAATTGGTGAGGTGAAAGAACGGTTCTTCAAAGCGGGCGCGGAATTTGCACTAATGAGTGGCAGCGGTTCGACTGTTTTTGGAATTTTTGAGAGTACAAAAAAAGCGGAAGAATTCACAAAAACTCTTCCGCAAAATTATTTTGTCCACATTGAGGAACTGTAA
- a CDS encoding dihydroorotate dehydrogenase-like protein yields the protein MPDLSVNYLNLKLNNPVIAASSGQTKTLDNLVKLQDNGVGAVVLKSFFEESLTKSQKLDPAENYHPEIYEYFGYEHDKYFGLKDYCDLVSTAKAKLSIPVIASINCVSADWWFRFSEQLEAAGADAIELNVFNYASSKNFASPNIEKIYLDIVKGVKNIVKIPVAIKIGQNFSSIPNFVSSLERNGVNGIVLFNRFTDLDIDINTFKFKTTFEFSDRHEFFVPLRWIAILYRQVKCSLSASTGAKSHEEIIKFLLAGASTVQLASVIYQKGPSVVSDILKNIERWMGEHNIEKLESIKGKLSFSQDAEGIANYYMRSQFMEKITEVE from the coding sequence ATGCCTGATCTTAGTGTAAATTATCTGAATCTAAAACTAAATAATCCTGTAATTGCCGCATCTTCCGGTCAAACAAAAACTCTGGACAATCTCGTAAAATTACAGGATAACGGTGTTGGTGCCGTGGTGCTAAAGAGTTTCTTCGAGGAGTCACTTACCAAATCACAAAAGCTTGATCCTGCAGAAAATTATCACCCGGAGATTTATGAATATTTCGGCTACGAACATGACAAATACTTTGGGTTAAAGGATTATTGCGATCTGGTATCAACCGCAAAAGCCAAACTGTCGATTCCTGTAATTGCCAGTATCAATTGTGTAAGTGCCGACTGGTGGTTTAGATTTTCGGAACAACTCGAAGCAGCCGGTGCAGACGCAATCGAATTGAATGTATTTAATTATGCATCATCGAAAAATTTCGCATCTCCGAATATCGAAAAGATCTATCTTGACATCGTGAAGGGTGTGAAAAACATTGTCAAAATACCGGTTGCCATCAAAATAGGACAGAATTTTAGCAGTATTCCAAATTTTGTCTCATCCCTTGAAAGAAACGGTGTAAATGGAATCGTCCTCTTCAATCGATTTACAGATCTTGATATCGACATCAACACATTTAAATTTAAGACAACATTTGAATTCAGCGACAGACACGAGTTTTTTGTACCTCTAAGGTGGATCGCAATACTCTACAGACAGGTGAAGTGCAGCCTGAGTGCTTCAACAGGAGCCAAAAGCCACGAAGAAATCATTAAATTCCTGCTTGCCGGTGCATCAACTGTCCAACTGGCTTCTGTGATTTATCAGAAAGGACCGTCAGTTGTTTCAGACATTCTGAAGAATATTGAGCGATGGATGGGAGAGCACAATATAGAAAAACTGGAGAGTATCAAAGGGAAATTGAGCTTTTCACAGGATGCTGAAGGGATTGCCAATTACTATATGCGTTCGCAATTCATGGAAAAAATTACTGAAGTGGAATAG
- a CDS encoding cation transporter codes for MYAQRLKAGQISLFVGISMLIMKFGAYLLTGSAAIFSDALESVVHIAATSMALFSIIYSSKPPDKEHPYGHGNMEYFSAGVEGLLILIAAIGIIYYATMDIIYPPEIKKLDIGMGIIAFAGLINLFLGLFLIRTGKKTNSITLIADGKHVLTDSYTSLGVIIGLTIVYFTDFAIIDPLFAIFVGMNIIYTGYKLLREAFGGLMHEADPATVTTVSNEIVSLRKEDWIDVHELRCRRSGSFISIDFHLILPFYRTIKESHDEETRIKHDLREKFSESDVKIHFDYCQPKLCKYCSYANCADRAESHSVNFDWNEEKTAGRPIYEFLT; via the coding sequence ATGTACGCTCAAAGATTAAAAGCCGGTCAGATATCCCTCTTTGTTGGTATCTCCATGTTGATTATGAAATTTGGTGCCTACCTCCTTACAGGTTCCGCAGCCATCTTTTCTGACGCCCTCGAATCAGTTGTCCATATCGCTGCCACTTCCATGGCACTTTTCAGCATAATCTATTCTTCAAAGCCACCTGACAAGGAGCATCCATACGGTCACGGCAATATGGAATATTTCTCGGCCGGAGTTGAGGGACTGTTGATCCTGATAGCCGCAATCGGGATAATTTACTATGCAACTATGGATATTATATATCCCCCCGAGATCAAAAAACTTGATATTGGTATGGGAATCATTGCCTTTGCCGGTTTGATTAACCTCTTTTTAGGGCTTTTTCTTATTCGTACCGGGAAAAAAACCAACTCGATCACACTGATCGCTGATGGTAAACATGTTCTCACAGATTCATATACGAGTCTTGGTGTGATAATTGGGTTAACAATCGTTTACTTTACTGACTTCGCAATTATCGATCCCCTGTTCGCAATTTTTGTCGGTATGAACATTATATACACAGGTTACAAACTGCTCCGGGAAGCCTTCGGTGGTCTGATGCATGAAGCTGATCCGGCAACTGTTACAACAGTATCAAACGAGATTGTCTCTCTTCGAAAAGAAGACTGGATTGATGTTCATGAACTCAGATGCAGACGGTCAGGTAGCTTCATATCTATCGATTTTCATCTGATTCTCCCCTTTTACAGAACCATAAAAGAGTCACACGATGAAGAGACGCGTATTAAACACGACTTGCGGGAAAAATTCAGCGAGTCTGATGTAAAAATACACTTCGATTATTGCCAACCAAAATTGTGTAAATACTGCTCGTATGCAAATTGTGCAGACCGGGCCGAATCACATTCGGTAAATTTTGACTGGAATGAGGAAAAAACTGCAGGTCGCCCAATTTATGAATTTTTAACTTAA
- a CDS encoding choice-of-anchor J domain-containing protein: protein MKKIFSIFMLTVFVFTYAHAQQKAENIKRGAKSEAPEFVKGPWVESTNSINENFEGGTFPPAGWAKLTPDGGTGWTNAVVGTTPIPGWNGGTVINYTGNTGTGMAFMSYQFGGATSNDSWLITPQLLNVQAGDSLKFWVRKFGTYLDNLDIKISTTTNSSTAAFTVNLATLTYAAADSGWSLKSYALVPAVPAGSNIYIAFRERVTDNLNDGAAFFIDDVQAGGGVVPVEFVSFNAASVGSDVQLSWSTATETNNQGFFVERKTVNGEFANVGFVSGAGSSTSNREYSFTDKGVNVGTYTYRLKQVDFDGTSAYSKSVEVDVAAPNTFALSQNYPNPFNPSTKISFSLASDAKVTLSVFNVLGQEVATLVNGNISAGVHSVNFDASALVSGLYIAKINAIGVDGQNFVSNIKMMLNK from the coding sequence ATGAAAAAAATCTTCAGTATTTTCATGTTAACCGTTTTTGTTTTCACTTATGCTCATGCACAGCAAAAAGCTGAAAATATAAAAAGAGGCGCTAAATCCGAAGCTCCTGAATTTGTTAAAGGACCATGGGTAGAGAGTACCAACTCAATCAATGAGAACTTTGAAGGCGGTACTTTTCCACCTGCAGGTTGGGCTAAACTGACACCTGACGGTGGAACAGGCTGGACAAACGCAGTTGTAGGAACAACCCCGATTCCCGGATGGAATGGCGGTACCGTAATCAACTACACAGGAAACACAGGTACAGGCATGGCTTTTATGTCATATCAGTTCGGTGGCGCCACATCAAATGATTCATGGTTAATCACTCCACAGCTTCTGAATGTCCAGGCTGGTGATTCATTGAAGTTCTGGGTTAGAAAATTCGGAACCTATCTTGACAACCTTGACATAAAGATTTCGACTACAACAAACTCATCTACTGCAGCTTTCACAGTAAATCTTGCAACCTTGACATATGCCGCTGCTGATTCAGGCTGGTCATTGAAATCATATGCTTTGGTTCCTGCAGTTCCTGCCGGATCAAACATCTATATTGCTTTCAGAGAAAGAGTTACTGACAATCTGAACGATGGTGCAGCATTCTTTATTGATGATGTACAAGCTGGTGGTGGTGTTGTTCCAGTCGAATTTGTTTCCTTTAATGCAGCTTCAGTCGGCTCAGATGTACAGCTTAGCTGGTCAACTGCAACTGAAACCAACAACCAGGGTTTCTTCGTTGAAAGAAAAACTGTTAACGGTGAATTTGCAAATGTCGGATTTGTTTCCGGTGCAGGATCTTCAACATCCAACAGAGAATACAGCTTTACAGATAAAGGCGTAAATGTTGGCACATATACATACAGACTGAAACAGGTTGATTTTGACGGTACATCCGCTTACTCAAAATCAGTTGAAGTTGATGTAGCTGCTCCAAACACATTTGCTCTCAGCCAGAACTATCCTAACCCGTTCAACCCTTCAACCAAGATCAGCTTTAGCCTCGCTTCAGATGCAAAAGTTACTCTTTCAGTATTCAATGTACTTGGTCAGGAAGTTGCAACACTCGTAAACGGTAACATTTCAGCCGGCGTTCACAGTGTAAACTTTGATGCTTCAGCTCTTGTTTCCGGTCTTTACATTGCAAAAATCAACGCAATCGGAGTTGACGGACAGAATTTTGTTTCAAACATCAAAATGATGCTCAACAAATAA
- a CDS encoding amidohydrolase, with translation MRQLILFFVFLLSVEGVCQMPRILYKNGIIYTGDSQKKYVECVVTEGNKIVYTGDLSGANKLFPQMETVIDLKGTLMLPGLTDNHVHFTAGGFYLGGLDLRPAKSTAEFKSILKAYVAKKQKGEWITGGDWDHEAWEVKNLPTKEMIDDFTGDNPVFINRFDGHLALANSAALRLAGINSKTPVPAGGEIVLDKTTGEPTGILKDNAMDLVSKLIPSSSEKEMESALTLALQEAARLGVTMVHDITYRNDLKVYQKFEKEGKLSCRIYCRLPIAEVRKHSELGIENGFGSDFLKIGSLKAFADGSLGSSTAWFFDPYESDHSTCGLPMEIITNDSLRVWSLEADKAGLQLSIHAIGDRANSFVLDMFEEIVKTNPARDRRFRIEHAQHLRITDVTRFKKLGVIASAQPYHCIDDGVWAHKRIGKERVSSSYRFKQMIDEGVKLCFGSDWTVAPLNPLLGIYAAVTRRTLDGKNPDGWIPDQKISVEDAVRGYTINNAYAAFMEDKLGTIETGKYADFTILDRNIFKIDPEEIKETKVLYTIVDGKIVYKR, from the coding sequence ATGCGACAACTGATTTTATTTTTTGTATTTCTTCTTTCAGTCGAAGGAGTTTGCCAGATGCCACGAATTTTATATAAAAACGGAATAATCTACACAGGTGACAGTCAAAAAAAATATGTAGAATGCGTTGTCACTGAGGGGAACAAAATTGTATATACCGGAGATTTGAGCGGGGCTAATAAACTCTTTCCACAAATGGAAACGGTTATCGATCTTAAGGGTACTCTTATGCTTCCCGGATTGACAGATAACCATGTCCACTTTACTGCAGGGGGATTTTACCTTGGGGGGCTCGATCTTAGACCCGCAAAATCCACCGCTGAATTCAAATCGATTTTGAAAGCATATGTCGCCAAAAAGCAAAAAGGGGAGTGGATTACAGGGGGAGACTGGGATCATGAGGCATGGGAAGTTAAAAATCTTCCAACGAAGGAGATGATAGATGACTTTACCGGAGATAATCCCGTTTTTATAAACAGGTTTGACGGCCATCTTGCACTTGCAAACAGTGCCGCACTTCGACTTGCGGGAATAAATTCCAAAACTCCCGTACCTGCAGGGGGGGAGATTGTCCTTGACAAAACCACAGGAGAACCAACCGGGATACTGAAAGACAATGCCATGGATCTTGTTTCGAAGCTGATTCCTTCATCTTCAGAAAAGGAGATGGAATCCGCACTGACTCTTGCATTGCAGGAAGCTGCGAGACTTGGAGTAACCATGGTGCATGATATAACCTACAGAAATGATTTGAAAGTCTATCAAAAATTTGAGAAAGAGGGAAAACTTTCATGCAGAATATATTGCAGACTTCCCATTGCTGAAGTAAGAAAGCACTCGGAACTTGGTATTGAGAATGGCTTTGGAAGCGATTTTCTGAAGATTGGTTCTTTAAAAGCTTTTGCAGATGGTTCATTGGGTTCTTCCACTGCATGGTTTTTTGATCCCTACGAAAGTGATCATTCAACCTGCGGGCTGCCAATGGAGATAATAACAAACGACAGTTTAAGAGTCTGGTCTCTCGAGGCAGACAAAGCAGGATTACAGCTTTCAATTCATGCAATTGGGGACAGAGCGAACAGCTTTGTACTCGATATGTTCGAAGAGATTGTAAAAACAAACCCAGCACGAGACAGAAGATTCAGGATTGAACATGCTCAACATTTACGCATTACAGATGTTACGAGGTTCAAAAAACTGGGAGTGATTGCTTCAGCACAGCCTTATCATTGTATCGACGATGGTGTCTGGGCACATAAAAGAATCGGAAAAGAGAGAGTATCATCATCCTACCGGTTTAAACAAATGATCGATGAAGGAGTAAAGCTTTGTTTTGGTTCTGACTGGACAGTTGCTCCACTGAATCCATTGTTGGGAATTTATGCTGCTGTGACAAGAAGAACACTTGACGGCAAGAACCCTGACGGCTGGATTCCTGATCAAAAAATAAGTGTTGAGGATGCGGTAAGAGGTTATACCATTAACAATGCTTATGCGGCTTTTATGGAGGATAAACTCGGGACTATAGAAACAGGTAAGTATGCAGATTTTACAATTTTGGATAGGAACATATTCAAAATTGATCCTGAGGAGATCAAGGAAACAAAAGTTCTTTACACAATTGTGGATGGAAAGATCGTCTACAAAAGATAA
- the prmA gene encoding 50S ribosomal protein L11 methyltransferase → MKYFYQVDIISDPALNDEDAAFLWMFNPDGINFENNTTRLFFSELPDGVIDQLRSGMNDLLSSNIVEKFDISVTKELQKNWNEEWQKNLKVLKAGKHFAIKPTFVDYTPAENEIVIEIDPKMSFGTGEHETTRLILSLLEKHGHNREFVLDAGAGTAILAIAAVKLGSKMAIAFDNDDWCLENGIENVKLNNVEEQVEIRICETSDISENNFDLILANIQRDVLLMIAEELRKRQKPGGTLILSGLLMTDEEIILPFYEALGYRMVEKTGENEWISLVMELAV, encoded by the coding sequence ATGAAATATTTTTATCAAGTAGATATCATTTCTGATCCCGCATTGAATGATGAGGATGCAGCCTTTCTTTGGATGTTCAATCCAGACGGTATTAATTTCGAAAACAACACCACAAGGCTTTTCTTCTCTGAATTGCCCGACGGCGTGATCGATCAGTTAAGGTCAGGAATGAATGATCTTCTCTCCTCGAATATCGTTGAAAAATTTGATATTTCCGTAACCAAAGAGCTCCAGAAAAACTGGAACGAGGAGTGGCAGAAAAATCTAAAAGTGCTGAAAGCCGGCAAACACTTCGCAATTAAGCCTACTTTTGTGGACTATACCCCTGCCGAAAATGAGATTGTGATAGAAATTGATCCGAAAATGTCATTTGGAACAGGAGAGCACGAAACAACAAGACTGATTCTTTCTCTCCTCGAAAAACACGGTCACAACAGGGAATTCGTTCTCGATGCAGGTGCCGGAACTGCGATACTTGCAATCGCTGCAGTAAAACTTGGCAGCAAAATGGCAATTGCTTTCGACAACGATGACTGGTGTCTCGAAAACGGTATTGAAAATGTAAAGTTGAATAATGTTGAAGAGCAGGTTGAAATCAGAATCTGTGAAACCAGCGACATTTCCGAGAACAATTTTGATCTGATTCTTGCGAATATTCAGAGAGATGTTCTTTTGATGATCGCCGAGGAATTGCGGAAAAGACAAAAACCGGGTGGAACCCTGATCCTTTCAGGTCTCCTGATGACTGATGAAGAGATTATTCTTCCTTTTTACGAAGCTCTCGGTTACAGAATGGTCGAAAAAACAGGCGAGAACGAATGGATCAGCCTTGTTATGGAACTGGCAGTTTAA
- a CDS encoding TonB-dependent receptor: MENNLHYYREKRQFVPAKILFLLILLTGVSLVHAQRGKLSGEIKDAQTGDRLPGVAVRIDGTTLGGVSDLNGKFFVLNIPAGKYTVTASYVGYAKYIVSNVDINVDRTTELDIKLKQSTMEMDEVIVVAEKPKIIKDQTSSSSTIDDEQISAAPIEGLRGILDLTAGFQKNEKGTYSVRGSGSYEVNYQINGVDQINSTTTSPGSFGVEKANNSWKYDVNPIGVQQMQLISGGFSAEYGNAQAGVVKVVLKEGSPRLSGEVRVEYRPPGQYHFGKYIYDPSTYEWQRWGNIDRWMAYKDSAFFLQDLGITSEGRYKWLYDKVKNGTATPDQVAAWNDVLNREINWAFNTWLNNHMPGDNNPLGVYDYRERGYARVMVGFGGPLGKNPDKLKFFFSGEYKKNPTRLPTAEKDQIFQNYILNLTWTPLSAHKFKLMLGYQNYRGGIWSGSDDIRWSGLAFSPPSTSYKYYVLIDPIRTEQTVTQSLNYVYTIDAKSFFEATLTHMSEKYELPYEYLTSYSQERDRLDSLYDKQGNLLKAGAWWDTQYFRAPDAFSTLYYQDTRTEYIAANLDFTSQINQGNLLKAGLRFYYWDLYNNGVNSRFKANALVATTGVAEYYTAKPYNIAFYIQDKMEYEGMIANIGVRAEAYNFGANVPVDPFNIVYIGTEGPENGNLNTEKSKTYFMLLPRVGLSFPIGENTAFRLQYGHFTSMPTFSQALSNRGNKGITGYGNANLEPKKTIQYEFGLQQVIDDDNRIDMALYYNDRVTQIGLLRYAAFTGTVLNSPSAYTSDNTPLFNYTTFSNNAFGATLGFEISLEKVNARNWMYRLTYSISQTSEGNYGPQVIYPVTSAAGESRDYTGEFISGNDRTHNFRALLQYNWGTGEGPELFGVNLLENSSISFTYSVQSGTPFTYRTSFDLKDVVNNRRYPLESMFDLNFTKNVVLEGGYRFVIGLRVMNLFENKWLTPVSGNDLINWVDYGTTIDQPGNDPYRISYISSFYKAYRNVPRQVYLTLGFGF, translated from the coding sequence ATGGAGAATAATCTACACTATTATCGGGAAAAAAGACAATTTGTGCCGGCTAAAATACTATTTTTATTGATACTTTTAACGGGAGTATCATTAGTCCACGCACAAAGAGGAAAGCTGTCAGGCGAAATTAAAGATGCACAGACGGGCGACAGGCTTCCCGGAGTGGCTGTCAGGATTGACGGAACCACTCTTGGTGGCGTATCAGACCTGAACGGGAAATTTTTCGTTCTGAATATTCCGGCAGGCAAGTACACAGTTACTGCCAGTTATGTCGGATATGCAAAGTACATTGTCTCCAATGTTGATATCAATGTTGACCGAACCACCGAACTTGATATCAAGCTCAAACAATCCACAATGGAAATGGATGAAGTGATCGTCGTCGCTGAAAAGCCGAAGATCATAAAAGATCAAACCTCCTCCTCATCAACAATCGACGACGAACAAATCTCTGCTGCCCCAATCGAAGGATTAAGGGGTATCCTTGACCTTACCGCCGGTTTCCAGAAAAATGAAAAAGGAACCTACTCGGTTAGAGGTTCCGGTTCATATGAGGTGAATTACCAGATCAACGGAGTGGATCAGATAAATTCAACTACAACATCACCCGGGTCATTCGGTGTTGAAAAAGCCAATAACTCGTGGAAATATGATGTTAATCCTATCGGAGTTCAACAGATGCAGTTGATATCAGGTGGATTTTCGGCTGAATATGGTAATGCTCAGGCCGGTGTAGTGAAAGTTGTTCTCAAAGAAGGTTCCCCGCGGCTCTCAGGCGAGGTAAGGGTTGAATACAGACCACCGGGACAATACCATTTCGGAAAATATATCTATGATCCTTCGACTTATGAGTGGCAGAGATGGGGTAATATTGACCGATGGATGGCATACAAAGACTCGGCATTTTTCCTTCAGGATCTCGGGATTACCTCCGAAGGCAGATACAAATGGCTTTATGACAAAGTTAAAAACGGTACAGCCACCCCTGATCAGGTTGCCGCATGGAATGATGTTTTGAATCGTGAGATTAACTGGGCTTTTAATACCTGGTTGAATAACCACATGCCCGGAGATAACAATCCTCTTGGAGTTTATGACTACAGGGAACGCGGATATGCAAGAGTGATGGTTGGTTTTGGCGGTCCGTTGGGGAAAAATCCTGACAAACTGAAGTTCTTTTTCTCGGGTGAGTATAAAAAGAATCCGACAAGACTGCCGACCGCTGAGAAAGATCAGATTTTTCAGAATTATATCCTGAATCTAACTTGGACACCACTTTCCGCTCATAAATTTAAATTGATGCTCGGATATCAGAATTACCGTGGTGGTATTTGGTCAGGTTCCGATGATATTAGATGGTCGGGTCTGGCTTTTTCACCCCCTTCCACCTCTTACAAATATTATGTTTTGATCGACCCGATCAGGACAGAACAGACTGTAACTCAAAGTCTGAATTATGTTTACACAATTGATGCAAAGTCGTTCTTTGAAGCTACTCTTACACACATGAGCGAAAAGTATGAGCTGCCCTATGAATATCTGACAAGTTATTCGCAGGAGAGAGACAGATTGGACAGTTTGTATGACAAGCAGGGAAATCTGCTTAAAGCCGGAGCCTGGTGGGATACCCAATATTTCAGAGCTCCCGATGCATTCAGTACACTGTATTATCAGGATACGAGGACAGAATATATTGCAGCTAATCTCGACTTTACAAGCCAGATAAACCAGGGAAATCTCTTAAAAGCCGGATTAAGATTCTATTACTGGGATCTCTACAATAATGGGGTAAATTCGCGCTTTAAAGCAAATGCCCTTGTAGCTACGACAGGTGTTGCAGAATATTACACTGCAAAACCATACAACATCGCCTTCTACATTCAGGATAAAATGGAATATGAAGGAATGATAGCCAATATCGGTGTGAGGGCAGAGGCTTACAATTTTGGTGCCAATGTGCCGGTTGATCCTTTCAATATCGTATATATTGGAACTGAAGGACCTGAAAACGGTAACCTTAACACTGAAAAATCAAAAACTTATTTCATGTTGCTGCCGCGCGTCGGACTTTCATTCCCGATTGGGGAGAACACAGCGTTCAGACTTCAATACGGTCATTTTACTTCCATGCCTACTTTTAGTCAGGCCCTTTCGAATCGTGGCAATAAAGGCATAACCGGATATGGTAATGCAAATCTTGAGCCCAAAAAGACCATTCAATATGAATTTGGTCTTCAACAGGTGATAGATGATGACAACCGAATCGACATGGCACTCTATTACAATGACAGAGTGACTCAAATCGGACTTCTCCGGTATGCAGCCTTTACAGGGACAGTGTTGAACAGTCCTTCAGCTTACACTTCAGACAATACTCCATTGTTCAACTACACAACATTCTCGAATAATGCCTTCGGAGCCACACTGGGTTTCGAGATTTCGCTCGAGAAAGTGAATGCAAGAAACTGGATGTACAGGCTGACTTACAGTATTTCACAGACATCAGAAGGAAACTACGGTCCTCAGGTAATATACCCTGTTACATCTGCTGCAGGTGAATCGAGAGACTATACCGGTGAGTTTATATCAGGCAACGACAGAACCCATAATTTCAGAGCATTACTTCAGTATAATTGGGGTACCGGAGAGGGACCTGAACTGTTTGGTGTAAATCTGCTCGAAAACTCAAGCATAAGTTTCACTTATTCTGTTCAGTCGGGCACACCGTTCACTTATCGTACTTCTTTCGACCTGAAGGATGTAGTGAATAACAGAAGGTATCCGCTTGAATCGATGTTTGATCTTAATTTCACAAAGAATGTGGTGCTCGAGGGAGGTTACAGATTCGTAATCGGACTTAGAGTCATGAACCTGTTCGAGAACAAGTGGCTTACACCTGTATCAGGAAATGATCTTATCAACTGGGTTGACTACGGAACTACGATTGATCAGCCGGGTAATGATCCCTACAGGATTAGCTATATTTCATCATTCTATAAAGCTTACAGAAATGTTCCAAGACAGGTGTATCTGACACTTGGATTTGGATTCTAA